Proteins from a genomic interval of Macrobrachium nipponense isolate FS-2020 chromosome 33, ASM1510439v2, whole genome shotgun sequence:
- the LOC135203100 gene encoding troponin T, skeletal muscle-like, producing MFSVMNNIVFTVKSTLAVILLGLVILSLVGSPLLFGSANVGYILGKNLVVCLLGGLLAYAVGEYYTELSFFAQEKELLLKELEEAYLMNLSLLDEIETSSDNEELLAERNEDLDKDLAEEQFRVEELLKIIDEDETRLSKVENENEELVYENLFLRKKNEKFQDVIVQRNKEVDKLEEQLKLKGTERARNAEVIRELKNEIVDNEVYCGVLEEKVKIQEEEEEKTKQLVSNLKENLQEFQDEVSFLRARNCDLQSRLENEARENLGLERKVQILEDGNQHLQKDLALKESQIVSSMEALHDERKKNEILAEELLVLKKWIAELARKKEKINDSLVEKECELRSVVEDMEKEREKNRLLVEELLVLRNWIAELAEENEEIEGSSQEESEEDDDSDKVNEVESEVTQDNGGHSQEAKEVGELELNNVNQEGIEVTEDNEEESEEMEECHQTNNEENNKVDTKKTRNKKRRNKKRRKPAGEEDSSRLCVVQSMVLETHNENLHSIMLPAEFQELLQKNENGLDFIKYKNKVVLNFMHHDKAHIRAVLSRCCKSAAEEVLVDLQKLLLRILA from the coding sequence ATGTTTTCAGTCATGAATAACATAGTATTCACAGTTAAAAGCACATTGGCTGTAATCTTACTCGGATTAGTGATTTTGTCTTTGGTTGGATCTCCATTGTTGTTTGGATCCGCCAACGTTGGATATATTCTAGGCAAAAATCTGGTAGTTTGTCTACTCGGAGGGTTACTTGCGTATGCAGTTGGAGAATACTACACTGAACTGTCATTTTTCGCCCAAGAAAAGGAGTTACtactgaaggagttggaggaagCCTACCTGATGAATCTAAGCCTCCTCGACGAAATTGAGACCAGTAGTGATAATGAAGAACTGCTAGCTGAAAGGAACGAAGATCTGGATAAGGATTTGGCAGAGGAACAGTTTCGCGTCGAAGAGCTTCTCAAAATTATTGATGAAGATGAGACGAGGCTGAGCAAAGTCGAGAACGAAAACGAGGAACTGGTTTATGAGAATCTGTTCCTaaggaagaagaatgaaaaatttcAAGATGTGATCGTCCAGCGAAATAAGGAGGTCGACAAGCTAGAGGAACAACTGAAACTCAAAGGCACAGAACGTGCAAGGAACGCTGAAGTTATTCGAGAACTGAAGAATGAAATAGTCGATAACGAGGTATATTGCGGTGTTCTCGAAGAGAAGGTAAAaattcaggaagaagaagaagagaaaacgaaGCAGCTTGTTTCAAACCTCAAAGAAAACCTGCAAGAATTTCAAGATGAAGTTAGTTTTCTTCGTGCCAGAAATTGTGATCTTCAGAGCAGGCTGGAAAATGAGGCGCGCGAGAATTTAGGTCTGGAGAGGAAGGTGCAGATACTTGAAGATGGAAATCAACACCTGCAAAAGGATCTGGCCCTTAAGGAATCGCAGATTGTCTCCTCGATGGAAGCGCTTCAcgatgaaaggaagaaaaatgagaTCCTGGCCGAAGAGCTACTAGTGTTGAAAAAGTGGATCGCTGAATTAgctagaaaaaaggaaaaaataaacgattcACTCGTGGAAAAGGAATGCGAACTTAGGTCAGTAGTTGAAGAtatggaaaaggagagagagaagaatcgcCTTCTGGTTGAAGAACTCCTAGTACTAAGAAACTGGATCGCTGAGTTAGCagaagaaaatgaggaaatagAAGGATCATCTCAAGAGGAAAGTGAAGAAGACGACGATTCAGACAAAGTTAATGAAGTGGAGTCAGAGGTGACCCAGGACAATGGAGGACATTCACAGGAAGCAAAGGAAGTAGGAGAGTTAGAACTGAATAACGTAAATCAGGAGGGCATAGAAGTCACAGAGGACAATGAAGAGGAAAGTGAGGAAATGGAAGAATGTCATCAAACTAAtaacgaagaaaacaataaagtgGACACGAAAAAGACCCGCAACAAGAAGAGGAGAAACAAGAAGAGGAGAAAGCCTGCTGGAGAAGAGGACAGCAGCAGGTTGTGCGTGGTCCAGTCTATGGTCCTTGAAACGCACAATGAAAACTTGCACAGTATCATGTTACCTGCTGAATTCCAGGAGCTCCtccagaaaaatgaaaatggtctCGACTTCATTAAATATAAGAACAAAGTCGTGCTCAACTTCATGCACCACGACAAGGCGCATATACGAGCTGTGCTTAGCAGATGTTGCAAATCTGCTGCTGAGGAAGTTCTCGTCGATCTCCAGAAATTGCTTCTGAGGATTCTAGCATAG